In Mastigocladopsis repens PCC 10914, a single window of DNA contains:
- a CDS encoding peptidase domain-containing ABC transporter codes for MTYRASIQEFISELFPFNQLPTLELAKLIPKFELLRYRMGQSVLVREQMPAQISIIYEGQARLLSYDPNTQMPETLQLVKKGEILGWISLLRGIPCETVIASTETICLTLSATDFLALLRNSPAVAICFENSCSAVEVFELLSAELKPRADSDAVLVSYGATDIKELTLKVLEEAVVCTFLEERIPLEQLDPELVWFVSGGTLKGFPVGSRLQLDDVVTYLEVQSFGYVRLVGLPRATLSASASATRDALKINPLLEQVPYAPDYPPHLEKESASESHSPNYPHVHGRGPVNATLACFQMLSQHLNMPFRRDVIHQVLTNQIERTQTLSLQLCGAVAELIGLNTQLINVSAIAITKLPVPAMIRWQDTFAILYEISEKKLVLGVPEIGLVEQEPDYFVENWGEEGQVLLLKLAKYTPRQRFSLRWFLPSLLQYRKVLLEVLIASFFVQVFGLANPLVVQIIIDKVIIQNGFQTLNVLGILLFIMAVFEGLLTSVRTYLFVDTTNRIDLTLGSEIIDRLFRLPLRYFERRPVGELATRANELENIRSFLTGTALTVVLDAVFSAIYIMVMLFYSWLLTVVALATVPLFAGLTILFSSIMRRQLRFKAERYSETQSYLVEALSGIQTVKAQNIELRSRWQWQEHYSNYVAAGFQTVITSTAASVTSNFLNQVSSLFVLWVGAYLVLQGKLSLGQLIAFRIIAGYVTAPLLRLTQLWQNFQETALSLERLADILDTPSEADEEDRKNISLPLIKGAVKYENVSFRFTPNGPLQLNNINLDFPSGKFVGIVGQSGSGKSTLMKLLPRLYDLDSGRILVDGYDIAKIELYSLRRQIGMVLQDSLLFDGTVQENIALTNPDATTDEIIAAAEIAAAHDFIMSLPNGYNTRVGERGSALSGGQRQRIAIARTVLQNPRLLILDEATSALDYQSERQVCQNLAAAFRGQTVFFITHRLSTIKNADIILLLEKGLVVEQGTHDELMMQKGRYYCLYQQQEEQL; via the coding sequence ATGACTTATAGGGCTTCCATACAAGAATTCATATCTGAATTATTCCCCTTCAATCAGCTGCCGACGCTAGAACTGGCAAAATTAATTCCAAAGTTTGAGCTATTGCGCTACCGCATGGGTCAAAGCGTTTTGGTGCGGGAACAAATGCCTGCTCAAATATCAATTATTTATGAAGGACAGGCTCGCTTGCTGAGTTACGACCCTAATACTCAGATGCCTGAAACACTGCAATTAGTCAAAAAAGGAGAAATCCTGGGTTGGATTAGTTTGCTAAGGGGGATTCCTTGCGAAACAGTCATAGCCTCTACAGAAACCATTTGTCTGACTCTAAGCGCCACAGACTTTTTAGCGCTCTTAAGAAATTCTCCTGCTGTTGCTATTTGCTTTGAAAATAGCTGTAGTGCTGTTGAAGTTTTTGAACTACTGAGTGCTGAATTAAAACCGCGAGCCGATAGTGACGCTGTGCTGGTTTCCTATGGGGCGACAGATATCAAAGAATTGACACTGAAAGTTTTAGAAGAAGCTGTTGTCTGCACATTCTTAGAGGAAAGAATACCTTTGGAGCAGCTAGACCCTGAACTGGTCTGGTTTGTCAGTGGCGGGACGCTCAAAGGTTTTCCTGTGGGAAGTCGCTTACAACTAGACGATGTCGTAACCTATCTGGAGGTACAGAGTTTTGGTTATGTTCGCTTGGTAGGTTTGCCACGAGCAACCCTTTCTGCGTCTGCGTCTGCAACCAGAGATGCACTGAAGATCAACCCCTTGTTAGAACAAGTACCTTATGCACCTGATTATCCTCCCCATCTAGAAAAAGAATCTGCTAGTGAATCACACTCACCAAACTATCCTCATGTTCATGGCAGAGGTCCTGTAAACGCCACTTTGGCTTGCTTCCAAATGCTGAGTCAGCATTTAAATATGCCCTTTCGCCGGGATGTGATTCATCAAGTTCTAACCAATCAGATAGAGCGCACTCAAACCCTTTCATTACAGCTTTGCGGTGCTGTTGCTGAACTCATTGGGTTAAATACTCAACTGATAAATGTGTCAGCTATAGCAATAACAAAACTGCCAGTTCCTGCTATGATTCGCTGGCAAGATACTTTCGCTATCCTTTATGAAATTAGCGAAAAAAAGCTGGTGCTGGGTGTACCAGAAATTGGTCTTGTCGAACAAGAGCCTGACTATTTTGTTGAGAATTGGGGCGAAGAAGGTCAGGTATTGCTCCTTAAGCTTGCCAAATATACACCTAGACAGCGGTTTAGTTTACGTTGGTTTCTCCCTTCCCTCCTGCAATACCGCAAAGTTCTACTAGAAGTCCTGATTGCTTCCTTTTTTGTCCAAGTCTTTGGTCTAGCTAATCCCTTAGTTGTCCAGATCATTATTGACAAAGTGATTATTCAAAACGGCTTTCAAACCCTGAATGTATTGGGGATTTTGCTATTCATCATGGCTGTTTTTGAAGGACTTTTAACCAGTGTCCGCACTTATTTATTTGTCGATACGACTAACCGGATTGACCTGACTTTAGGCTCAGAAATTATTGATCGTCTGTTCCGTCTACCCTTGCGCTATTTTGAACGGCGTCCGGTAGGGGAGCTAGCAACTCGCGCCAATGAACTGGAAAACATTCGCTCTTTTCTCACAGGAACTGCTTTAACAGTGGTCTTGGATGCAGTTTTTAGTGCAATCTACATCATGGTGATGCTGTTCTACAGTTGGCTGCTCACTGTTGTCGCTTTGGCTACTGTACCCTTGTTTGCTGGTCTGACGATACTTTTTTCCTCCATCATGCGCCGACAGTTGCGTTTCAAAGCTGAACGTTATTCCGAAACACAATCTTATTTGGTAGAGGCGCTGTCAGGTATTCAAACAGTGAAAGCGCAAAATATTGAATTGCGATCGCGTTGGCAGTGGCAAGAACACTATAGTAACTATGTGGCTGCTGGTTTTCAAACTGTGATCACTTCCACTGCTGCTAGTGTCACCAGCAATTTTCTTAACCAAGTCTCTTCCTTGTTTGTGTTATGGGTGGGAGCGTACTTAGTCCTACAAGGAAAACTCAGCCTAGGGCAACTCATTGCCTTCCGTATTATTGCTGGCTACGTCACTGCTCCTTTGTTACGATTAACTCAATTGTGGCAGAACTTCCAAGAAACGGCTTTGTCTCTCGAACGCCTCGCTGACATCCTGGATACTCCATCGGAGGCTGACGAAGAAGACCGCAAAAACATTTCACTACCCCTCATTAAAGGCGCTGTCAAGTATGAAAATGTCTCGTTTCGCTTCACACCCAATGGTCCACTTCAGTTGAATAATATTAATCTGGATTTTCCAAGTGGAAAATTTGTCGGCATTGTAGGACAGAGTGGTTCTGGTAAAAGCACTTTGATGAAGCTTTTACCGCGACTGTATGATCTAGATTCTGGCAGAATTCTCGTCGATGGCTACGACATCGCCAAAATAGAACTCTATTCTCTGCGCCGTCAAATTGGCATGGTGCTTCAAGACTCTCTTTTATTTGACGGTACTGTGCAGGAAAATATTGCGCTGACAAATCCCGATGCCACAACCGACGAAATTATCGCAGCAGCTGAAATTGCTGCTGCCCATGACTTTATCATGTCTCTGCCCAACGGCTACAACACCAGAGTAGGGGAGAGAGGTTCAGCCTTATCTGGAGGACAGCGCCAGCGTATTGCGATCGCTCGTACAGTTTTGCAAAACCCCCGCTTGCTAATTCTCGATGAAGCAACCAGTGCCCTTGACTACCAATCTGAACGGCAAGTCTGCCAGAATTTGGCAGCGGCATTTCGGGGGCAGACAGTGTTTTTTATTACCCATCGTTTAAGTACAATTAAGAATGCTGATATCATTTTGCTATTAGAAAAAGGGTTAGTTGTGGAACAGGGAACTCACGATGAACTGATGATGCAAAAAGGGCGTTACTACTGCCTTTATCAACAACAAGAAGAACAACTATAA
- a CDS encoding phycobiliprotein lyase — protein MNIEEFFQMSAGKWFSHRTSHHLAFKQSEDGKSDIIIEMLAADHPDVVKLCQQHEVDPSRASCGARVTWNGTMEWDEEKHSGSTVLVTVPDEGNPHEGKLLREMGYAEKAPVAGRYKMGSDDALTLTTEYETMWSEERLWFASPNLRMRVGVLKRFGGFSMASFTSEIRMGGKPTEQASEATSSASS, from the coding sequence ATGAATATTGAAGAGTTTTTTCAAATGAGCGCTGGTAAATGGTTTTCCCATCGTACCAGTCACCATTTGGCTTTTAAGCAATCAGAAGACGGCAAATCAGACATCATCATAGAGATGCTGGCTGCTGATCATCCAGATGTTGTCAAACTTTGTCAACAACATGAAGTTGACCCAAGCCGCGCTTCGTGTGGTGCCAGAGTCACCTGGAACGGTACGATGGAATGGGATGAAGAAAAACATAGCGGTTCTACAGTGTTGGTGACTGTTCCAGACGAAGGTAATCCCCATGAAGGCAAGTTGCTGCGGGAAATGGGTTATGCCGAGAAGGCTCCAGTCGCCGGACGCTATAAGATGGGCAGTGATGACGCATTGACTCTAACAACAGAGTATGAAACTATGTGGTCTGAGGAGCGGCTATGGTTTGCCAGTCCTAATTTGCGAATGCGGGTGGGTGTCCTGAAGCGTTTCGGTGGCTTTAGTATGGCTTCCTTCACTTCTGAAATTCGCATGGGTGGAAAGCCTACAGAGCAAGCTTCTGAAGCGACTAGTTCAGCATCAAGTTAG
- a CDS encoding HEAT repeat domain-containing protein, producing MAAPSIQEISTQLESSNLRDRMVALASLRNVPAEDAVPLIKKVLDDESLQLRSMAIFALGIKQTAECYSILVRTLETDPDYGIRADAAGALGYLGDIRAFEPLVRSFYEDTDWLVRFSAAVSLGNLKDPRAREVLISALDSEEVVIQQAAIAAIGEIKDIESVDQILRFAQADDWLVRQRLAEALGNLPTPKSISALKYLEKDSHHHVSEAARISLKRLEEASN from the coding sequence ATGGCAGCCCCAAGCATACAAGAAATTTCCACACAGTTAGAAAGTTCAAATTTGCGCGATCGCATGGTAGCCCTTGCTTCCTTAAGGAATGTTCCCGCAGAGGACGCAGTCCCTTTGATTAAAAAAGTCTTAGATGACGAATCCCTCCAACTGAGATCAATGGCAATTTTTGCCTTGGGAATCAAGCAAACAGCAGAATGTTACTCAATTTTGGTGCGAACACTGGAAACCGACCCGGATTATGGCATTCGGGCTGATGCTGCTGGTGCTTTGGGATACTTAGGTGATATCAGAGCTTTTGAACCACTAGTGCGATCATTTTATGAAGATACTGATTGGCTGGTGCGCTTTAGCGCGGCAGTTTCCCTAGGTAATCTTAAAGACCCCCGTGCCCGTGAGGTACTGATTAGTGCATTAGATAGCGAAGAAGTCGTCATACAACAAGCCGCGATCGCAGCAATAGGAGAAATCAAAGATATCGAGTCAGTAGATCAAATTCTGCGCTTTGCCCAAGCAGATGATTGGTTAGTGCGCCAGCGTCTTGCAGAAGCCTTGGGCAATCTCCCTACTCCTAAGAGTATTTCGGCTTTGAAGTACCTGGAAAAAGATAGCCATCATCACGTTTCTGAAGCGGCGAGAATTTCCCTCAAACGATTAGAGGAGGCTAGCAATTAG
- a CDS encoding fasciclin domain-containing protein, whose amino-acid sequence MSTEQSQRFFSKTLSIAIATASVLISVPTFAGSHPAATSKPATSVTQATSAGTIVDVASANSSFKTLVTALKAADLVETLSGNGPFTVFAPTDAAFASLPKGTLEKLLKPENKVTLQKILTYHVVPGSIDSKTIKSGQVKTVQGSPVNVKVNRGSVMVDKAKVTKADIKATNGVIHVIDKVILPAGLKL is encoded by the coding sequence ATGAGTACCGAACAATCTCAACGCTTTTTTAGTAAAACACTCAGTATTGCAATTGCTACAGCTAGTGTTTTGATCAGCGTTCCAACTTTTGCTGGATCTCACCCAGCTGCAACAAGCAAGCCTGCCACATCGGTTACTCAAGCAACGAGTGCAGGTACAATCGTAGATGTTGCCAGCGCCAATAGTTCTTTCAAGACTCTGGTAACAGCTTTGAAGGCAGCAGATCTTGTAGAAACACTGTCTGGTAATGGTCCATTTACTGTATTTGCCCCTACGGATGCTGCATTCGCATCTCTACCAAAGGGAACCTTGGAAAAACTGCTTAAGCCGGAAAACAAGGTAACCTTGCAAAAGATTTTGACCTACCATGTTGTGCCTGGTTCAATTGATTCCAAAACCATCAAATCAGGTCAAGTGAAGACAGTTCAAGGTAGCCCAGTTAACGTTAAGGTTAATCGGGGAAGTGTCATGGTAGATAAGGCAAAAGTCACCAAAGCAGATATCAAAGCTACTAATGGCGTGATTCACGTGATTGATAAAGTGATTCTTCCTGCTGGACTGAAACTGTAG
- a CDS encoding MFS transporter: MNNSDPDTYPQQTSESEKLDLKTKLAFGAGDLGPAITANISIFFLLVFFTNVAGIPAGLAGIILLIGKIWDAVNDPFVGVLTDKTKSRWGRRLPWLFYGAIPFGVFFFLQWIVPRFSSNASVNFWGVFWYYVAIGVISQVFYTVVNLPYTAMTPELTQDYDERTSLNSFRFAFSIGGSIVSLLLAKVIFENIADRQQQYLVLAAICGVISVLGLYWCVWGTRDRIMAFEGKRTQTEESAPIPIREQLKIVFSNRPFLFVIGIYLFSWLAVQVTASIIPYFAVNWMRLKESDVPTVLIGVQGTALLMLFVWSALSKRVGKKAVYFTGMSLWLIAQIGLFFLQPGQIGLMYVLAVMAGFGVSTAYLVPWSMMPDVIELDELQTGQRREGIFYGFMVLLQKFGLAFGLFVVGMALEASGFKEAVSGQSALPVQPDSALFAIRIATGPLPTIFLICGLVLTYFYPLTREMHAQVLLQLKERQNKVENRDF; encoded by the coding sequence ATGAACAATTCTGACCCTGATACCTATCCCCAACAGACATCTGAAAGTGAAAAACTAGACTTAAAAACAAAATTGGCTTTTGGTGCAGGCGATTTAGGACCAGCGATTACTGCGAATATATCCATATTTTTTCTGCTAGTTTTCTTTACTAATGTCGCTGGTATTCCAGCGGGTTTAGCTGGAATTATATTACTCATTGGCAAGATTTGGGATGCCGTGAACGACCCATTTGTGGGGGTACTAACAGACAAAACAAAATCTCGTTGGGGGCGTCGCCTTCCTTGGCTGTTTTATGGCGCGATTCCCTTTGGGGTTTTCTTCTTCCTACAGTGGATTGTACCGCGATTTAGTAGTAACGCGAGTGTCAACTTTTGGGGGGTGTTTTGGTATTACGTGGCAATTGGGGTCATATCTCAGGTCTTTTACACTGTTGTCAATTTACCATACACAGCAATGACTCCTGAACTTACTCAGGACTACGACGAACGCACAAGCCTGAACAGCTTTCGCTTTGCTTTTTCTATTGGTGGTAGTATTGTGTCGCTGCTGTTAGCGAAAGTCATTTTTGAGAACATTGCCGATCGCCAGCAGCAGTATCTAGTACTTGCAGCTATTTGTGGTGTGATTTCAGTGTTGGGATTATATTGGTGCGTTTGGGGAACACGCGATCGCATCATGGCTTTTGAAGGAAAACGCACTCAAACAGAGGAAAGCGCACCTATACCTATCAGGGAACAGCTAAAAATCGTTTTCAGCAACCGACCTTTTTTGTTTGTGATCGGTATCTATCTTTTTTCCTGGTTAGCTGTGCAGGTGACAGCAAGTATCATTCCCTATTTCGCAGTTAATTGGATGCGCCTCAAAGAATCAGACGTACCGACAGTACTCATTGGGGTGCAGGGAACTGCCCTTTTAATGCTATTTGTTTGGAGTGCTTTGAGTAAGAGAGTGGGGAAAAAAGCTGTTTATTTTACGGGAATGAGCTTATGGCTTATTGCACAAATAGGACTCTTTTTCTTACAGCCCGGTCAAATAGGCTTAATGTACGTTTTGGCAGTCATGGCAGGTTTTGGTGTTTCCACAGCTTATCTTGTTCCTTGGTCAATGATGCCAGATGTGATTGAACTCGATGAACTCCAAACCGGACAACGCCGCGAAGGGATTTTTTATGGCTTCATGGTGTTGCTGCAAAAGTTCGGTTTAGCGTTTGGGCTGTTTGTAGTAGGAATGGCATTGGAAGCGTCTGGTTTTAAAGAAGCCGTTTCAGGACAAAGTGCGCTACCCGTACAACCAGACTCAGCACTGTTTGCCATCCGCATTGCTACTGGTCCTTTACCTACCATTTTTCTGATTTGTGGCTTAGTTTTAACGTATTTTTACCCACTGACCCGCGAGATGCATGCACAAGTGTTACTGCAACTTAAGGAACGTCAGAATAAAGTAGAGAATAGAGATTTTTAG
- a CDS encoding phosphoribosyltransferase, which translates to MPDLYVSWSDYHQKIEKLAAQIYQSGWEFNQIVCLARGGLRVGDILSRIYKQPLAILATSSYSGSGKQERGELTFSHHLTMTTENLGSHILLVDDLVDSGVTLKQTIPWLQQYTESPIEEIRTAVIWYKACSVIAPDYYVDYLPDNPWIHQPFEPYELMNPADLVAKVSQLC; encoded by the coding sequence ATGCCAGACCTTTACGTTTCTTGGTCAGATTATCACCAAAAAATTGAAAAACTGGCTGCTCAAATTTATCAATCTGGGTGGGAATTCAACCAAATTGTTTGCCTTGCCAGAGGAGGACTAAGAGTGGGAGATATCCTCTCACGTATTTATAAGCAACCTTTGGCGATTTTGGCAACATCATCATACAGTGGTTCCGGCAAGCAAGAAAGAGGAGAGTTAACATTTTCCCATCACTTAACGATGACCACTGAAAATCTTGGTTCGCATATTCTTTTGGTGGATGATTTAGTAGACTCTGGAGTCACACTCAAGCAAACTATACCTTGGCTCCAACAATACACTGAGTCGCCAATAGAGGAAATTCGTACTGCTGTCATCTGGTATAAAGCCTGTTCAGTGATAGCACCTGATTACTACGTCGATTACTTACCTGACAACCCTTGGATACACCAACCATTTGAACCCTACGAATTGATGAACCCTGCAGATCTTGTGGCAAAGGTGAGTCAGTTGTGCTAG
- a CDS encoding PAS domain-containing sensor histidine kinase: MQTNSLSLPMTMFTALADRTDLLMALTDRAGRLEWVNQAFAERTDFAIEQLIGQKFFSVLASNSQVDTQQAYIREQLLKGESFKFELSCVSRNQSECWLLIDGQPIYDEEGIATRYTVLATDITLRKFTEQDLEQTRQRLKRLVESVKLVPWEAQAVTHQFTYVGPQVVHLFGYDQQQWYEPNFWHKHVHPEDLPQVLDHHQGTLQEEDDYIVEYRLLSADGQWVWVKDMVTVVRNQGKVTQLLGFLIEINERKQAELSLQEALKALETANEKLEIRVQQRTVALSQEKEKLEQALQQLQKAQTQLIQSEKMSSLGQLVAGVAHEINNPISFIYGNLTPATEYTQNLLHILQCYQQHYPNPIPALQAEIKAADLDFIMEDLPKLLSSMKIGAERIAEIVLSLRTFSHLDKAEVKQVDIHDGIDSTLMILQNRLKGKLEYREIQVIKEYGNLPLVECYPGQLNQVLMNIIVNAIDALEERDSKRSPQDIKDHPSIITIRTEIREGVGEMESREVYDPKPRTQNPVSEMVIRIIDNGPGISEAVKTRLFDPFFTTKPIGKGTGLGLSISYQIVVEKHQGKLECYSTLGKGTEFAIVIPLRRTKKVSASSHQLT; encoded by the coding sequence ATGCAAACTAACTCACTCAGTCTGCCTATGACCATGTTTACTGCCTTGGCTGATCGCACAGATTTATTAATGGCGTTGACGGATAGAGCTGGGCGCCTTGAGTGGGTCAATCAAGCATTTGCTGAACGCACGGATTTCGCAATTGAGCAGCTCATTGGACAAAAATTTTTTTCTGTACTTGCATCTAACTCTCAAGTCGATACTCAACAAGCTTATATCCGTGAACAACTGCTCAAAGGAGAGAGCTTTAAGTTTGAACTTTCGTGCGTGTCACGTAACCAGAGTGAGTGCTGGCTGTTAATAGATGGGCAGCCCATCTATGATGAGGAAGGGATAGCCACTCGATACACTGTACTGGCAACTGACATCACCTTACGCAAGTTTACAGAACAAGATTTAGAGCAAACTCGGCAGCGGCTGAAGCGACTGGTAGAGAGTGTCAAATTAGTACCTTGGGAAGCTCAGGCTGTGACTCACCAGTTCACCTATGTAGGACCACAGGTCGTTCATTTATTCGGTTATGACCAACAGCAGTGGTATGAACCAAACTTTTGGCACAAGCACGTTCACCCAGAAGATTTGCCGCAGGTTCTTGACCATCACCAAGGCACTTTACAGGAGGAAGACGATTACATAGTTGAGTATCGATTGTTGAGTGCTGATGGACAATGGGTTTGGGTGAAAGATATGGTGACTGTTGTGCGAAATCAGGGCAAAGTCACGCAGTTACTTGGTTTTCTCATTGAGATTAACGAGCGCAAACAGGCTGAACTCTCTTTACAAGAAGCCCTCAAAGCATTAGAAACAGCCAATGAGAAACTGGAAATACGAGTGCAGCAACGCACTGTTGCGTTGAGTCAAGAAAAGGAAAAATTAGAACAAGCTTTGCAGCAATTGCAGAAAGCTCAAACTCAACTGATTCAAAGTGAGAAAATGTCTAGTCTAGGGCAACTTGTAGCAGGAGTCGCGCACGAAATCAATAACCCGATTAGTTTCATCTACGGTAACCTCACCCCCGCCACTGAATATACCCAAAACCTGCTGCATATACTGCAATGCTATCAGCAGCACTACCCCAATCCCATTCCTGCACTACAAGCAGAAATTAAGGCTGCCGATCTCGATTTCATTATGGAAGACTTACCCAAGTTGTTATCTTCTATGAAAATCGGTGCTGAACGTATTGCTGAAATTGTCCTGTCCCTACGTACTTTCTCCCATTTAGATAAAGCCGAAGTTAAACAGGTTGATATCCATGATGGTATTGACAGCACCCTGATGATTCTGCAAAACCGCCTCAAAGGTAAACTTGAGTATAGAGAAATTCAAGTCATTAAAGAATACGGCAACCTACCCCTAGTGGAGTGCTACCCGGGACAACTCAACCAGGTGTTGATGAACATTATTGTTAATGCCATTGATGCCTTGGAAGAACGTGACTCGAAGCGATCGCCTCAAGACATCAAAGATCATCCCAGCATAATCACCATCCGCACGGAAATCAGAGAGGGAGTGGGGGAAATGGAAAGTAGAGAAGTATACGACCCAAAACCCCGCACCCAAAACCCTGTATCCGAGATGGTTATCCGGATTATAGACAATGGTCCTGGTATTAGCGAGGCAGTCAAAACTCGCCTGTTTGATCCCTTCTTCACCACTAAACCGATTGGCAAAGGCACAGGGTTAGGTTTGTCTATTAGTTACCAAATTGTTGTTGAAAAGCATCAAGGCAAACTGGAATGTTACTCTACTTTAGGCAAAGGTACAGAATTTGCGATTGTGATTCCGCTGCGGCGGACAAAGAAAGTGTCGGCGTCGAGTCATCAATTAACGTGA
- a CDS encoding arsenate reductase ArsC has protein sequence MQKPLLLILCTGNSCRSQMAEGLLKELAGDLLTVESAGMNPAVEVHPLAVKVMGEIGIDISKNSCKHINQFLDQKIDTVITVCDNADQSCPSLPATIKRHHFNFPDPAQATGTETEKLQVFRKIRDDIAQLFLAYIAGRRDAL, from the coding sequence ATGCAAAAACCACTTCTGTTAATCCTGTGTACTGGTAATTCCTGTCGCAGCCAAATGGCTGAAGGATTGCTCAAGGAGTTAGCTGGTGATTTACTGACAGTGGAGAGTGCAGGAATGAACCCGGCTGTGGAAGTGCATCCTTTGGCTGTTAAGGTTATGGGAGAGATAGGGATAGACATTTCCAAAAACTCTTGCAAGCACATCAACCAGTTTCTCGACCAAAAAATTGATACAGTCATCACTGTATGTGATAATGCTGACCAAAGTTGCCCTAGTTTGCCCGCAACTATTAAGCGTCATCACTTTAATTTCCCTGATCCAGCCCAAGCCACAGGAACAGAAACAGAAAAGCTGCAAGTCTTCCGTAAGATTCGTGATGATATAGCTCAGTTATTTTTGGCGTATATAGCCGGGAGACGCGATGCACTCTAA
- a CDS encoding molybdopterin molybdotransferase MoeA, producing the protein MLSVSDAEAIILDLVQPLKTPQDTEFVDLLTAIARILASPVTSQLDFPHWDNSAMDGYAVRYEDVQGCSEEKPAVLEIVEEIPAGVQPKSTIQPGQAARILTGAVMPTGADTVVMQERTRREENRVIILAAPKPQEFVRHRGCYYRAETKLLPAGTLLDAPKIAVLAAVQCTQLRVFRRPRVAILSTGNELVTPDKPLQPGQIVDSNQYALLALVRQSAGEPLMLGIVKDEPEALKKAIADAIAQADVVVSSGGVSVGDYDYVEQIIESLGGKIHIRAVALKPGKPMTVATFDNDARPVLYFGLPGNPVSALVTFWRFVQPAIKKLSGLAKGWQPVFVKALACHELRSDGKRETYIWGQLRLKHGVYEFQSAGGLQNAGNLINLAQTNALAILPIGKTLICQGEEVQVLQVGA; encoded by the coding sequence ATGCTGTCAGTCAGCGATGCAGAAGCAATTATTTTAGATTTGGTGCAACCCCTGAAGACTCCACAGGATACAGAATTTGTTGATTTGCTAACGGCGATCGCTCGCATTCTGGCATCTCCCGTCACTAGTCAACTGGATTTTCCTCACTGGGACAACTCAGCGATGGATGGCTACGCAGTGCGATACGAAGATGTGCAAGGTTGTAGCGAGGAAAAGCCAGCGGTTTTAGAAATTGTTGAGGAAATTCCTGCTGGGGTTCAACCTAAATCTACAATTCAACCAGGGCAAGCAGCACGGATATTGACAGGTGCGGTGATGCCTACGGGTGCAGATACGGTTGTCATGCAAGAAAGAACACGCAGGGAAGAAAACCGTGTCATTATCCTTGCAGCCCCAAAACCACAAGAATTTGTCAGACATCGGGGATGTTACTATCGAGCCGAGACAAAATTACTACCAGCAGGGACTTTGTTGGATGCTCCAAAAATTGCTGTATTAGCTGCAGTGCAGTGTACCCAATTGAGGGTTTTTCGTCGCCCTCGTGTCGCTATTTTGTCTACTGGTAATGAACTGGTCACACCTGATAAACCGTTGCAACCAGGACAAATTGTGGATTCAAATCAATATGCACTCTTGGCTTTGGTTAGGCAAAGTGCTGGGGAACCCTTAATGTTAGGAATTGTGAAGGATGAACCAGAGGCGCTAAAGAAAGCGATCGCCGATGCTATAGCTCAAGCTGATGTCGTTGTCTCTTCAGGTGGTGTCTCTGTGGGAGATTATGACTATGTTGAGCAAATTATAGAGTCGCTGGGAGGTAAAATTCATATTCGTGCCGTTGCGCTCAAACCTGGTAAACCCATGACAGTTGCCACATTTGACAACGATGCACGTCCAGTTTTGTACTTTGGTTTGCCAGGAAACCCTGTTTCTGCTTTAGTCACGTTTTGGCGATTTGTACAACCAGCCATTAAAAAACTTTCAGGGCTTGCTAAAGGTTGGCAACCAGTGTTTGTGAAAGCGCTGGCGTGTCATGAGTTGCGATCAGATGGTAAACGCGAAACTTACATTTGGGGCCAGTTGCGCTTAAAACATGGAGTTTACGAATTTCAGTCAGCAGGTGGTCTTCAAAATGCTGGCAACTTAATTAATTTAGCTCAAACCAACGCCTTAGCTATTCTACCAATAGGTAAGACACTGATTTGTCAAGGAGAAGAGGTGCAAGTATTACAAGTAGGAGCTTAG